A window of the Nitrospirota bacterium genome harbors these coding sequences:
- a CDS encoding MotA/TolQ/ExbB proton channel family protein: protein MNIATLLGMGAGMGILVWSLFASTPQVGVFFNIPSIGIVLGGTIGAMFVSFPMADVVRSLKVAGAVFRQEDLPIGTYIDQIVELSKQVFAKGTMKMGSALEGQENEFLKDGLQMLVDQRPIDKIREYMQASMQTMYDQGKGEAAIFKSLANYAPAFGLLGTLIGLIAMLQGLGAEGGGLGTIGTGMAVSLITTFYGVMLANMIFLPIATKYDKRIEQRTVLMNVIMEGLTLLATRQPPDLVRDRLKAYLPMGKWGGVKSAAGQKPAGSETKEKA, encoded by the coding sequence GTGAACATTGCCACTCTTCTCGGGATGGGGGCCGGAATGGGCATCCTGGTCTGGTCGCTCTTCGCGTCCACCCCACAGGTCGGCGTCTTCTTTAACATCCCCAGCATCGGTATCGTTCTGGGCGGCACGATCGGCGCCATGTTCGTTTCCTTTCCCATGGCGGACGTGGTCCGAAGTTTGAAAGTGGCGGGCGCTGTATTCAGGCAGGAGGATCTGCCGATCGGCACGTACATCGACCAGATTGTGGAACTCTCCAAGCAGGTATTTGCGAAGGGCACGATGAAGATGGGCTCCGCTTTGGAAGGGCAGGAAAACGAGTTCTTGAAGGACGGACTTCAAATGCTCGTGGACCAGCGGCCCATCGACAAGATCCGGGAATACATGCAGGCATCGATGCAAACCATGTACGACCAGGGGAAGGGCGAGGCCGCGATATTCAAATCGTTGGCGAACTATGCTCCGGCGTTCGGCCTCCTCGGAACGCTGATCGGCCTCATCGCCATGCTCCAGGGGTTGGGCGCCGAGGGAGGCGGGCTGGGCACAATCGGAACGGGCATGGCCGTCTCGCTGATCACAACCTTTTACGGCGTCATGCTTGCCAACATGATTTTCCTCCCGATCGCCACGAAATACGACAAGCGTATCGAACAGCGCACGGTCCTCATGAATGTCATCATGGAAGGATTGACGCTCCTTGCAACCCGGCAACCGCCGGATTTGGTGCGCGACCGGCTCAAAGCCTACCTGCCGATGGGCAAGTGGGGCGGCGTGAAGTCGGCGGCCGGCCAGAAGCCCGCCGGCAGCGAGACAAAGGAAAAGGCCTGA
- a CDS encoding flagellar motor protein MotB — MPLPRKAGGGDEGAGWLASFGDLVTNLMVFFVMLISISTIDEKKLKAIAGAIQDEIGGIEIPERAITEDLIEDVNRLISLSHLEDVITVTVTPDGILLSAKGSAFFAPGSADLLPEAREKFTVIVEGLVKIPYHIEVIGHSDTVPIHTEQFPSNWELSGARATNLVRYFIEKGFAPNRIRGIAAADTRPVAPDYKEDGTPLPDNQAKNRRIDIMIFSTKEPAESKPTAPAGEASEEEPTSEGEPAAEEAPAEE, encoded by the coding sequence ATGCCGCTCCCACGAAAGGCCGGTGGAGGTGACGAAGGCGCCGGCTGGCTCGCCAGCTTCGGCGACCTCGTCACCAATCTCATGGTGTTCTTCGTCATGCTCATCTCCATTTCCACGATCGACGAGAAGAAACTGAAGGCCATCGCCGGCGCCATCCAGGATGAAATCGGGGGGATCGAAATCCCCGAGCGGGCCATTACCGAGGATCTCATTGAAGACGTCAACCGGCTCATCTCTCTCTCCCACTTGGAGGACGTCATCACCGTGACCGTGACGCCGGACGGCATCCTCCTCTCCGCCAAGGGATCGGCCTTCTTCGCCCCCGGCAGCGCGGACCTCCTTCCTGAAGCCCGGGAGAAATTCACCGTCATTGTGGAGGGACTGGTCAAAATTCCATACCACATCGAAGTGATCGGGCACTCCGATACCGTTCCCATCCACACGGAGCAGTTCCCCTCCAACTGGGAGCTCTCGGGGGCCCGCGCCACGAATCTGGTTCGATACTTCATCGAAAAAGGATTCGCCCCAAATCGAATCCGGGGAATCGCCGCCGCGGATACGCGTCCGGTAGCCCCGGACTACAAGGAAGATGGAACGCCTCTTCCGGATAACCAGGCAAAGAATCGCCGCATCGACATCATGATTTTCTCCACCAAGGAGCCGGCGGAATCCAAACCGACGGCTCCGGCCGGGGAGGCCTCCGA